One segment of Panicum virgatum strain AP13 chromosome 3K, P.virgatum_v5, whole genome shotgun sequence DNA contains the following:
- the LOC120701165 gene encoding uncharacterized protein LOC120701165: MGSEEGRRSETGRRGKEGEQRRGGRKGSRRNSTLQSRKTPSHPPLGSARHGQKASHGPATPLRRHPALPCGRHRRLRRARPRRCQLPPCAGRRNQARPCLSRRIRRRCHPGGYYGGGGGYAHGGVEVPAVACQEKGPCYGKKVACPKRCFWSYSRSGNGYGAGGGGGSCTVDCRAKCTATC; the protein is encoded by the exons ATGGGGAGCGAGGAGGGCCGGCGCAGCGAGacagggaggagggggaaggaAGGGGAGCAGCGCCGCGGTGGAAGGAAGGGATCAAGGAGGAACTCCACGCTGCAATCACGAAAGACACCGTCGCATCCGCCT CTAGGTAGCGCACGCCACGGCCAGAAAGCTAGCCATGGCCCCGCAACGCCGCTGCGCCGGCACCCTGCTCTTCCTTGTGGCCGCcaccgtcgcctccgccgcgcgcgacCTCGACGCTGCCAACTCCCtccctgcgccggccgccggaacCAAGCCCGACCCTGCTTATCACGGAGGATACGGCGGCGGTGCCATCCCGGCGGCTActacggcggcggtggagggtacgcgcacggcggcgtggaggtgccGGCGGTGGCGTGCCAGGAGAAGGGCCCCTGCTACGGCAAGAAGGTGGCGTGCCCCAAGCGGTGCTTCTGGTCCTACAGCCGCTCCGGCAACGGctacggcgcgggcggcggcggaggctccTGCACCGTCGACTGCAGGGCCAAGTGCACCGCCACCTGCTGA